From a single Spongiibacter taiwanensis genomic region:
- a CDS encoding VWA domain-containing protein, producing the protein MPDLAQLHWLRPDMIWAAPLLLLTLLLLMRGRWQAQHWQRYIDPALLPYLLQGQRHSRPRLRLLSLATAALLLQLALLGPAWQQAPVTLYKNQQALAVVLDLSPSMLAEDLKPSRFQQASYKLRDLLALRQDGQTGLVVFSGDAFTVAPLTDDSNTLLTLLPGIYPGMMPVIGANPQAGIERAIALLDNGRGNNGQILLITDGVDDRQLPGIKKVLTNSPYPVSVLAVGTAEGAPIPLPDGGFARDPQGGIIVPRLDEDNLRTLANVSGGRYQTLTLDNTDIETLNNQASAPSETQASGDRRFDQWQDAGPWLVLLLLPFALATFRRSWLPSVVLVAVLGGHSETSQADLWQNLWRTPDQQGAALMDSDPAAAAQRFADPMWQGAAQYRAGNYAEAAQAFAQRDTADAHYNRGNALAQAGDLDGAIAAYDKALEKQPTMADAHANRQLLEEVKKQQEQQQQNQQPQSSGDQTGEGDQQQSGEQGGEKGGEQNPNSQNQQGGEGQPQPGQGDQNANNPQQGDQNSAGQQPGDQHEQAESPQPSSPDSADGSTDQTRQQQQEAAERYAQDAAEQSERNNLADEQSPQQGALDQGEQARDGADEKPVGAVASDEALSEDQQAKEQWLRKIPDNPAGLLERKFHYQSQQRSNRQEITEDDAYAPY; encoded by the coding sequence ATGCCAGACCTCGCGCAACTCCACTGGCTGCGGCCCGATATGATCTGGGCTGCCCCCCTGCTTCTGCTGACGCTGCTGCTGTTGATGCGCGGCCGCTGGCAGGCCCAGCACTGGCAACGCTACATCGACCCGGCACTGCTGCCCTATCTGCTCCAGGGCCAGCGCCACAGCCGCCCTCGCCTGCGCCTGCTCAGCCTGGCCACTGCTGCCCTGCTATTGCAGTTGGCCCTGCTCGGCCCGGCCTGGCAGCAGGCACCGGTGACCCTCTACAAAAATCAGCAGGCCTTGGCGGTGGTCTTGGACCTGTCGCCATCGATGCTGGCCGAGGACCTCAAACCCTCCCGCTTCCAGCAAGCCAGCTACAAACTGCGCGACCTGCTGGCCCTACGTCAGGACGGCCAGACCGGCCTGGTCGTATTCTCCGGCGACGCCTTCACCGTGGCGCCCCTGACCGATGACAGCAATACCCTGCTCACCCTGCTGCCCGGTATTTATCCGGGCATGATGCCGGTGATTGGCGCCAACCCCCAGGCCGGCATTGAGCGCGCCATCGCCTTGCTGGACAACGGCCGCGGCAATAATGGCCAGATACTGCTGATTACCGACGGCGTTGACGACCGCCAGCTGCCCGGCATCAAAAAGGTACTGACCAATAGCCCCTATCCGGTTTCCGTGTTGGCGGTGGGCACCGCCGAGGGTGCCCCCATCCCCCTGCCAGATGGTGGCTTCGCCAGAGATCCCCAGGGCGGCATCATTGTGCCGCGCCTGGATGAAGACAATCTGCGTACCCTGGCCAATGTCAGTGGCGGCCGCTATCAGACCCTGACACTGGACAATACCGACATCGAAACCCTGAACAACCAGGCCAGCGCACCCAGCGAGACTCAGGCCAGCGGCGACCGCCGTTTTGATCAGTGGCAGGACGCCGGGCCCTGGCTGGTGCTGCTATTGCTGCCCTTCGCCCTGGCCACCTTCCGCCGCAGCTGGTTGCCCAGCGTGGTTTTGGTGGCCGTTCTCGGCGGTCACAGCGAGACCTCCCAGGCGGACTTGTGGCAAAACTTGTGGCGCACTCCAGATCAGCAGGGTGCTGCCCTTATGGATAGCGACCCCGCTGCTGCGGCCCAGCGCTTTGCCGACCCGATGTGGCAAGGTGCCGCCCAATACCGGGCCGGAAACTATGCTGAGGCGGCCCAGGCCTTTGCCCAGCGCGACACCGCCGATGCCCATTACAACCGGGGCAATGCCCTGGCTCAGGCCGGGGACCTGGACGGCGCGATTGCCGCCTACGACAAAGCGCTGGAAAAGCAGCCCACCATGGCCGATGCCCACGCCAACCGCCAGTTGCTGGAAGAGGTGAAAAAGCAACAAGAGCAGCAACAACAAAATCAGCAGCCACAATCCTCCGGTGATCAGACCGGTGAAGGCGACCAGCAGCAAAGCGGCGAGCAAGGTGGCGAGAAAGGCGGCGAGCAAAACCCGAACAGTCAAAACCAGCAGGGTGGCGAGGGTCAGCCCCAACCGGGCCAGGGCGATCAAAACGCCAATAACCCACAGCAAGGCGACCAGAATTCAGCCGGACAGCAACCCGGTGATCAACACGAGCAAGCGGAGTCGCCGCAGCCGTCGAGCCCAGATAGTGCTGACGGCAGCACGGACCAAACCCGGCAGCAACAACAGGAAGCGGCTGAGCGTTATGCCCAGGACGCCGCCGAGCAATCTGAACGCAATAATCTGGCCGATGAACAATCCCCCCAGCAAGGGGCGCTCGACCAGGGCGAGCAGGCCCGCGATGGCGCAGACGAAAAGCCGGTGGGCGCCGTGGCCAGCGACGAGGCCCTGAGTGAAGACCAGCAAGCCAAGGAACAATGGCTACGCAAGATCCCGGACAACCCCGCTGGACTCCTGGAACGGAAATTCCACTATCAGTCCCAGCAACGCAGCAACCGTCAGGAAATAACCGAAGATGACGCCTATGCACCCTATTGA
- a CDS encoding VWA domain-containing protein — protein MFEFQWPWIFWLTPLPVLVYLLSRPAAAGAALRVPFFQRLQTLDAPAQGLGGQRNLLQLLLSSLLWLALLSGAARPVWIGPPVTLESSGRDLMLAVDISGSMRQEDMQISDQALPRIAVVKAVINEFVEQRSGDRLGLILFGSQAYIQSPLSFDLQTLKQLMDEAQVGFAGQKTAIGDAIGFAIKRLRDRPSDSRVVILLTDGADTASNIDPRKAAELAAAEDVKIYTIGVGAAEMEVPGLFGSRFGARTVNPSADLDEASLIAIAKTTGGQYFRAHNPEELHEAYKAIGELEPIIQDGEVLRPQKSLLQWPLLAAAILMAFSVLISRMGRSG, from the coding sequence ATGTTTGAGTTTCAGTGGCCGTGGATTTTCTGGCTGACACCGCTGCCGGTGCTGGTATACCTACTGTCGCGCCCCGCCGCTGCCGGCGCGGCATTGCGCGTGCCCTTCTTCCAGCGACTGCAAACCCTCGATGCGCCAGCACAGGGCCTCGGCGGCCAGCGCAATCTGCTACAGCTACTGCTGTCGAGCCTGCTGTGGTTGGCCTTGCTGAGCGGCGCAGCCAGACCCGTCTGGATCGGCCCGCCGGTGACCCTCGAAAGCAGCGGCCGGGATTTAATGCTGGCAGTCGATATCTCCGGCTCCATGCGCCAGGAAGACATGCAAATCAGTGATCAGGCACTGCCTCGCATCGCAGTGGTCAAGGCGGTGATTAATGAATTCGTCGAGCAGCGCAGTGGCGACCGGCTGGGGCTGATTCTGTTTGGCAGCCAGGCTTATATACAATCGCCCCTGTCCTTCGACCTGCAAACCCTCAAACAATTGATGGACGAAGCTCAGGTAGGCTTCGCCGGCCAGAAAACCGCCATTGGCGATGCCATTGGTTTTGCCATCAAGCGCTTGCGCGACCGACCCAGCGACAGCCGGGTGGTGATTTTGCTGACCGACGGGGCCGACACCGCCAGCAATATCGACCCTCGCAAGGCCGCCGAGCTGGCCGCCGCCGAAGACGTCAAAATTTACACCATTGGCGTTGGCGCCGCCGAAATGGAAGTGCCCGGTCTGTTCGGTAGCCGCTTCGGCGCCCGCACCGTGAACCCCTCTGCCGACCTGGACGAGGCCAGCCTGATCGCGATTGCCAAAACCACCGGCGGGCAGTACTTCCGCGCTCACAACCCCGAGGAGCTGCACGAGGCCTATAAAGCCATTGGCGAGCTGGAGCCCATCATCCAGGATGGCGAAGTGCTGCGACCGCAAAAATCCCTGTTGCAATGGCCGCTACTGGCCGCCGCCATCCTGATGGCGTTTTCGGTTCTCATCAGCCGTATGGGGAGGAGCGGATAA
- a CDS encoding DUF4381 domain-containing protein, with translation MSAPTTTAHLADIHLPEPVSWFPPAPGWWALAGITLLLAVAISWALRRRHLQRAHRRQAIAELGKLKRQTNPHLLAQQINPLLRQVALHNHPRRDIAHLSGLAWAQWLAGSGHISPDNARELVEAAYNPNAVLTDRDALLDQCERWIDKSRPAASQAGKKTLPEASDV, from the coding sequence ATGAGCGCGCCGACGACCACTGCCCACCTGGCCGATATTCACCTGCCAGAACCCGTTTCCTGGTTTCCGCCAGCACCAGGCTGGTGGGCGCTTGCTGGCATCACCTTGCTCCTGGCGGTCGCCATCAGCTGGGCGCTTCGCCGACGCCATCTGCAACGCGCCCACCGCCGCCAGGCCATTGCTGAACTCGGTAAATTGAAGCGCCAAACCAACCCCCATTTGCTGGCCCAGCAGATTAATCCCCTGCTGCGCCAGGTCGCTCTGCACAACCATCCACGCCGGGACATTGCCCACCTCAGTGGCCTGGCCTGGGCCCAATGGCTGGCCGGGAGCGGCCACATCAGCCCCGACAACGCCAGGGAGCTGGTCGAGGCGGCCTACAACCCCAATGCCGTGCTGACCGACCGGGATGCCCTGCTCGACCAGTGCGAGCGCTGGATCGACAAGAGCCGTCCAGCTGCCTCACAAGCCGGCAAAAAGACGTTGCCGGAGGCCAGCGATGTTTGA
- a CDS encoding DUF58 domain-containing protein yields the protein MSTTQQQNLELGSAHGALADQQTLIRLRHLARHLGRWQVRKRGRQVGAHASPLRGRGLSFHHVREYQGGDEIRHIDWRVTARTNTAHTKVFEEETERPVLVFVDQRKNMFFGSQRCFKSVLACHVMSLLAWAALESNDRIGGLIFNDASHQEVRPRRSHRAVLRLIHRAVEYNHALADSRESAGSGHTLATALEELRRINRPGSSVFLISDFQGLDEDALRQLHLLSRHSDVFALTTIDAMERELPATGLLSVSDGQQRLQLDIGQTLRRRFAQSSSEQRDHLAQQLRLAGIRQVELSTNESFLATLQRELGLS from the coding sequence ATGAGCACCACCCAGCAGCAAAATCTCGAGCTGGGTAGCGCCCATGGCGCGCTGGCAGACCAGCAAACCCTGATTCGCCTGCGCCATCTGGCCCGTCACCTGGGCCGCTGGCAGGTGCGCAAACGGGGCCGTCAGGTCGGCGCCCACGCCTCGCCACTGCGGGGCCGAGGACTCAGTTTTCACCATGTGCGCGAATATCAGGGTGGCGACGAAATCCGCCATATCGACTGGCGGGTGACCGCGCGAACCAACACCGCCCACACCAAGGTCTTTGAAGAAGAAACCGAGCGCCCGGTACTGGTCTTTGTCGACCAGCGCAAAAACATGTTTTTTGGCAGTCAGCGCTGCTTCAAGTCGGTCCTGGCCTGCCACGTAATGAGCCTGCTGGCCTGGGCCGCCCTGGAAAGCAACGACCGCATTGGCGGCCTGATTTTCAATGACGCGAGCCACCAGGAGGTGCGCCCACGGCGCAGCCATAGAGCGGTACTGCGTCTGATTCATCGAGCCGTCGAGTACAACCACGCCCTGGCCGACAGCCGCGAATCGGCTGGCAGCGGCCACACGCTGGCCACCGCACTGGAAGAACTGCGACGCATCAACCGCCCCGGCAGCTCGGTATTTTTGATCAGCGACTTCCAGGGCCTCGACGAGGATGCCCTGCGCCAGCTCCACCTGCTTAGCCGCCACAGTGATGTGTTTGCCCTGACCACCATCGACGCGATGGAACGAGAATTACCGGCCACTGGCCTGCTCAGCGTCAGCGACGGCCAGCAACGCCTGCAACTGGACATTGGCCAGACCCTGCGCCGCCGCTTTGCCCAGAGCAGCAGCGAGCAGCGCGACCACCTCGCTCAGCAGCTGCGCCTGGCCGGTATCCGTCAGGTTGAACTCAGCACCAATGAATCCTTCCTGGCCACGCTGCAACGGGAGCTGGGGCTTTCATGA
- a CDS encoding AAA family ATPase, whose translation MTQDHALSQLQQWLNAHIIGQQALVERLLIALLADGHLLVEGAPGLAKTKAIKTLADGIDATFQRVQFTPDLLPGDVTGTDIYRPETGEFTFQAGPIFHNLVLADEINRAPAKVQSALLEAMAERQVSVGSNTLPLPELFMVMATQNPLEQEGTYPLPEAQLDRFLMHVNVDYPDAEAELTILRRVRAEAQGDIPQPEVISPAQILAARQEILRLHMAEPVEQYLVQLVVATRQAAALDPELGQWLEVGASPRATIALDRCARAHAWLQGRDYVSPDDVQAVAHDVLRHRLILSFEAEADGVAKDRVIDRLLQVVPVA comes from the coding sequence ATGACCCAAGACCACGCCCTCAGCCAACTCCAGCAGTGGCTGAACGCCCATATTATTGGCCAGCAGGCGCTGGTCGAGCGCCTGTTGATCGCCCTTCTCGCCGACGGACACCTGCTGGTGGAAGGCGCCCCGGGGCTCGCCAAGACCAAAGCCATCAAGACCCTGGCCGATGGCATTGACGCCACCTTTCAGCGGGTCCAGTTCACCCCCGACCTGCTCCCCGGCGATGTCACCGGCACCGACATTTACCGGCCCGAGACCGGCGAATTCACCTTTCAGGCCGGACCGATTTTCCACAACCTGGTCCTGGCCGACGAAATCAACCGGGCCCCGGCCAAGGTTCAATCGGCCCTGCTCGAAGCCATGGCGGAGCGCCAGGTCAGTGTGGGCAGCAATACCCTGCCCCTGCCCGAATTATTTATGGTGATGGCCACCCAGAACCCGCTGGAACAGGAAGGCACCTACCCCCTGCCAGAAGCCCAGCTTGACCGCTTCCTGATGCATGTGAATGTTGATTACCCCGATGCCGAGGCGGAGCTGACCATTCTGCGCCGAGTGCGGGCCGAGGCCCAGGGGGATATTCCCCAGCCCGAGGTCATCAGTCCCGCCCAGATTCTGGCCGCGCGGCAGGAAATCCTCAGGCTGCATATGGCTGAGCCGGTGGAGCAGTATCTGGTACAGCTAGTGGTCGCCACACGCCAGGCCGCAGCTTTAGACCCCGAACTGGGGCAGTGGCTGGAGGTGGGCGCCAGCCCCCGGGCCACCATCGCCCTGGACCGCTGCGCCCGGGCCCACGCCTGGTTGCAGGGTCGGGATTATGTGAGCCCTGACGACGTTCAGGCCGTTGCCCACGATGTGCTTCGCCACCGCCTCATTCTCAGCTTTGAGGCCGAAGCCGACGGCGTTGCCAAGGACCGGGTAATCGACCGCCTGCTCCAGGTCGTGCCGGTGGCATGA
- a CDS encoding wax ester/triacylglycerol synthase family O-acyltransferase has protein sequence MEQLNGLDAFFVHGESSRTPMHIGALLVYTEPRKLHPDIRYQQLRERVVQALPSAAVFRRRLLKVPAGLDHPYWIEDADFNLDNHLQRHRLRSKASYYDLEKLVASLHANQLDFSRPLWEAHLIEGLGQLTEYPSNSYGLYLKVHHAALDGVSATQILNSIHDATVGEQATPDTWEGERPPSSSRLLWRAYLNSLRQPLALIGQGQKLLPRWQRSQSEAKASPDNDSHRIDPGWQRSPFNKAVEANRQLTSVHFEMNALQRLRQHQTGATINHVLLAIISGAVRRYLIHLNQLPDTPLGAMVPVNLRSDDSEGGGNMIGAMIAGLRVDIDDPLQRLQAAATSAMTAKKSAERLGRFSMMNVARNLPSLAERSMFWSLAAMCRLPGGLPMPVATVLSNIPGPTSTMHLNGTRLIDIQAIGLLTDGCGLFHVAFSYQGRLSLTALSSSNTLVDPQRYRQCLLQSFDELLEAVEEVEGGA, from the coding sequence ATGGAACAACTCAACGGACTCGATGCGTTTTTTGTCCACGGTGAAAGCAGCCGCACCCCGATGCACATTGGCGCGCTACTGGTGTACACCGAGCCGCGCAAATTGCATCCGGATATTCGCTACCAGCAATTGCGGGAGCGGGTGGTGCAGGCACTGCCAAGTGCCGCCGTGTTCCGTCGTCGCCTGCTGAAAGTGCCCGCCGGGCTCGACCACCCCTACTGGATTGAAGACGCCGACTTCAACCTGGACAACCATTTGCAGCGCCATCGCCTGCGCAGCAAAGCCAGCTATTACGACCTGGAGAAGCTGGTTGCGTCGCTCCACGCCAACCAGCTGGATTTTAGCCGCCCCTTGTGGGAGGCCCATCTGATCGAGGGCCTGGGTCAGCTGACCGAATACCCCAGCAACAGTTATGGCCTGTATTTGAAGGTCCATCACGCCGCCCTGGATGGGGTCTCGGCCACCCAGATTCTCAACTCCATTCACGACGCCACGGTCGGCGAGCAGGCCACCCCCGACACCTGGGAGGGCGAACGCCCCCCCTCTTCCAGCCGCCTGTTGTGGCGGGCGTATCTCAACAGCTTGCGCCAACCATTAGCGCTGATCGGCCAGGGGCAGAAATTGCTGCCCCGCTGGCAACGCAGCCAAAGCGAGGCCAAAGCCTCCCCAGACAATGACAGCCACCGCATTGATCCCGGCTGGCAGCGCAGTCCCTTCAACAAGGCCGTGGAGGCCAATCGCCAACTCACCAGCGTGCATTTTGAGATGAATGCCCTGCAACGCCTGCGTCAACACCAGACCGGCGCCACCATCAATCATGTCTTGCTAGCCATTATCAGCGGCGCGGTGCGCCGCTACCTCATTCACCTGAACCAACTGCCAGATACCCCCCTCGGCGCGATGGTGCCAGTGAACCTGCGCAGCGACGACAGCGAGGGCGGTGGCAACATGATCGGTGCGATGATTGCCGGCCTGAGAGTGGATATCGACGACCCGCTGCAACGCTTGCAAGCAGCGGCTACCAGCGCCATGACTGCCAAAAAAAGCGCGGAGCGATTGGGGCGCTTCTCCATGATGAACGTCGCCAGAAACCTGCCCAGCCTGGCGGAGCGGTCAATGTTCTGGAGCCTGGCAGCAATGTGCCGCCTGCCCGGTGGGTTGCCCATGCCGGTGGCAACCGTATTGAGTAATATCCCCGGACCCACTTCGACCATGCACCTCAATGGCACCAGGCTCATTGATATTCAGGCCATTGGCCTACTCACCGATGGCTGCGGTCTGTTTCATGTGGCTTTTAGCTATCAGGGGCGTTTGAGTTTGACCGCCCTCAGCAGCAGCAATACGCTGGTCGATCCCCAGCGTTATCGCCAATGCCTGCTGCAATCCTTCGATGAACTGCTGGAGGCGGTAGAAGAAGTCGAGGGCGGCGCTTGA
- a CDS encoding putative RNA methyltransferase, which translates to MPYRTLTNLLCPLCHQALSRETRRWVCSAGHSFDIARQGYVHLLPVQSKRSKDPGDSREMVTARRAFLDSGVYQPLARAQTELCLGLLPAEGDIAILDAGCGDGYYLEQLCQALTDTRAVTACGLDISKWAVRVCRSRHPGFEGVVASNRQLPFPRASQDLLLCNFGFPVFGEFQRVVKPGGAIVLLDAGEDHLLELRQMLYPEIRRSPPPSLEHALTDGWQLVAEQQVHYRSARLSQEQLQALLLMTPHFFRSSQVARHRMQQIPWLAVTVSAHLRVLQKVGQ; encoded by the coding sequence ATGCCCTATCGCACCCTGACCAATCTGCTCTGCCCGCTATGCCACCAGGCCCTCAGCCGTGAAACCCGCCGCTGGGTTTGCAGCGCCGGCCACAGCTTTGATATTGCCCGCCAGGGTTATGTGCACCTGCTGCCCGTACAGAGCAAGCGTTCAAAAGATCCCGGCGACAGCCGCGAGATGGTCACCGCTCGCAGGGCCTTTCTCGACAGCGGTGTGTACCAGCCACTGGCCCGCGCCCAGACCGAACTGTGCCTCGGCCTGCTACCCGCTGAGGGCGACATTGCGATTCTCGACGCCGGGTGTGGCGATGGCTATTACCTGGAACAATTGTGCCAGGCGCTGACCGACACCCGGGCCGTCACGGCCTGCGGTCTGGATATCTCCAAGTGGGCGGTGCGCGTTTGTCGCAGTCGTCACCCCGGCTTTGAAGGGGTGGTGGCCAGCAACCGGCAATTGCCCTTTCCCAGGGCGAGCCAGGATCTGCTGCTGTGCAATTTTGGCTTTCCGGTGTTTGGCGAATTTCAGCGAGTAGTAAAGCCCGGCGGGGCGATTGTGCTGCTCGACGCCGGCGAGGATCATTTGCTCGAGCTGCGCCAGATGCTGTATCCGGAAATTCGCCGCTCTCCACCGCCGTCGTTAGAACACGCGCTGACCGATGGCTGGCAATTGGTCGCCGAGCAGCAGGTTCACTACCGCAGCGCCAGGCTATCTCAGGAGCAGCTCCAAGCGCTGCTCTTAATGACGCCTCACTTCTTCCGCAGCAGCCAGGTTGCCAGACACCGCATGCAACAAATTCCCTGGCTAGCGGTCACGGTATCGGCCCATTTGCGCGTGCTGCAGAAAGTCGGCCAATAA
- a CDS encoding SRPBCC family protein, with translation MQDAIVREISINASKERIYEAISHPEQVTKWFPDTVEGDYTVGAQPVFGFGEHGKSQVYIVAARPHDYFAYRWVPGANHYLGDVLAVANTLVEFSIAPQSDGSCKVTLTESGFKSLPAEWMEAAFGQNSGGWDFMLGRLEALFNA, from the coding sequence ATGCAAGACGCAATCGTTCGAGAAATATCAATCAATGCCTCAAAGGAACGGATTTACGAGGCGATCAGTCATCCCGAGCAGGTAACCAAGTGGTTTCCTGACACCGTTGAGGGCGACTACACCGTTGGCGCCCAGCCGGTTTTTGGTTTCGGCGAGCACGGCAAGAGTCAGGTCTACATTGTTGCTGCGCGTCCCCATGACTATTTCGCCTATCGCTGGGTGCCGGGCGCCAACCATTACCTTGGCGATGTGCTGGCGGTCGCAAACACGCTGGTCGAATTTAGCATTGCCCCTCAGTCCGACGGCAGCTGCAAAGTCACTTTGACTGAATCTGGATTCAAAAGCTTGCCCGCTGAATGGATGGAAGCCGCATTCGGCCAAAATTCCGGTGGCTGGGACTTTATGCTAGGTCGGTTGGAAGCGCTCTTTAATGCGTAA
- a CDS encoding ArsR/SmtB family transcription factor, translated as MRNAVNESAVYKALGDPVRLEMVRRLAGKVCTVGELSADLGVSRQGARKQLQVLVSADVVILQQRGRQTDVSLNRQALKVARDFITQLERQWDDRLIALKDFVEGSE; from the coding sequence ATGCGTAATGCGGTAAATGAATCGGCGGTTTACAAGGCGCTCGGCGATCCGGTCAGGCTGGAAATGGTGAGGCGTCTGGCCGGCAAAGTATGCACAGTGGGTGAGTTGTCCGCCGACCTGGGCGTGTCGCGACAGGGCGCGCGAAAACAACTGCAGGTATTGGTTAGCGCCGATGTTGTGATCTTGCAACAGCGCGGGAGGCAAACCGATGTTTCCCTTAATCGACAGGCATTGAAGGTGGCCCGAGACTTTATCACTCAGCTTGAACGCCAGTGGGATGATCGTTTGATTGCCTTGAAGGATTTTGTCGAAGGATCAGAGTAG
- a CDS encoding protein tyrosine phosphatase family protein produces MAFNTLKTSLGFWLSILGKYSPFRFRKNSIVNIFNYLPINESITTSGQPTAEQFSLIGAEGFLSVINLAPHHAENALPDEPAVLANLGIAYTHIPVDFKNPTEADYQHFVAAMKAHTGAKVWVHCAANMRVSAFVYRYRVGELKEDSELARRDLEKVWQPFGVWKNFISQT; encoded by the coding sequence ATGGCATTTAATACCCTCAAGACCAGCCTCGGCTTCTGGCTGAGCATACTTGGAAAGTACAGCCCGTTTCGCTTTCGCAAAAACTCGATCGTCAATATTTTCAACTATCTGCCGATCAACGAATCCATCACCACGTCCGGTCAGCCGACGGCGGAGCAATTTTCACTGATAGGCGCTGAGGGCTTTCTATCGGTCATCAATCTTGCGCCCCATCACGCAGAAAACGCCTTGCCCGATGAACCGGCTGTGCTAGCCAATTTGGGGATTGCCTATACACACATACCGGTCGATTTTAAAAACCCCACCGAGGCGGATTACCAACACTTTGTGGCGGCAATGAAAGCGCATACCGGCGCCAAGGTATGGGTACATTGCGCCGCCAACATGCGCGTTTCGGCGTTTGTTTATCGATACAGAGTTGGCGAGTTGAAAGAGGATAGCGAGCTGGCCAGACGGGACCTGGAGAAAGTCTGGCAGCCCTTTGGGGTGTGGAAAAACTTTATCTCACAGACCTGA